One window from the genome of Cucumis melo cultivar AY chromosome 12, USDA_Cmelo_AY_1.0, whole genome shotgun sequence encodes:
- the LOC103497144 gene encoding abscisic acid 8'-hydroxylase 2 isoform X2, whose protein sequence is MLLLLGLFSLFILLLCLQWSHPKHKLLPPGSMGWPYIGETFKLYTQNPNSFFSIRQKRYGDVFKTHILGCPCVMISSPKAARVVLVSKAHLFKPTYPPSKEKMIGPQALFFHQGPYHSYLKKLIQSSFLPSAIKHSISQIENIVLHLLPSWSNSQINTLQQMKRFAFDVAMISAFGDQQDLEIERIKHLYQCLEKGYNSMPLDLPGTPFHKAMKARKVLSETLGKMIEKRRRNKEHGGGLLAVLLSGGGGEEEEKKKLSDSQIADNIIGVIFAAQDTTASVLTWILKYLHDNHHLLEAVKEQDAIYERKLCEGKRGLSWDDTRRMPFTSRVILETLRRASVVSFTFREAVEEVEFEGYLIPKGWKVLPLFRTIHHSPDFFPHPHNFDPSRFEEPPRPNTYMPFGNGVHSCPGSEMAKLEMLVLLHHLTTTYRWKVVGEESEIQYGPFPVPKGGLPIKVYPRKKKFTS, encoded by the exons atgctTCTTCTTCTTGGTTTGTTTAGTCTCTTTATCCTCCTCCTTTGCCTCCAATGGAGCCATCCCAAACACAAACTCCTCCCACCCGGCTCCATGGGTTGGCCTTACATCGGCGAAACCTTCAAACTCTACACCCAAAACCCAAACTCCTTCTTTTCCATTAGACAAAAAAG ATATGGGGATGTTTTTAAGACACATATATTGGGTTGTCCGTGTGTGATGATTTCAAGTCCAAAGGCTGCAAGAGTAGTGCTTGTGAGTAAAGCTCATTTGTTCAAGCCAACTTATCCACCAAGTAAAGAGAAAATGATCGGTCCTCAAGCTTTGTTTTTCCATCAAGGTCCTTACCATTCTTATCTTAAGAAGTTGATTCAATCTTCCTTTTTGCCATCTGCCATTAAACACTCTATTTCTCAAATTGAGAACATTGTTCTTCACCTTCTCCCCTCTTGGAGTAACTCCCAAATCAACACCTTGCAACAAATGAAAAGG TTTGCTTTTGATGTGGCGATGATATCAGCTTTCGGAGATCAACAAGATTTGGAAATTGAGAGAATCAAGCATTTGTACCAATGTCTTGAAAAAGGCTACAATTCTATGCCTCTCGATCTTCCCGGAACGCCTTTCCATAAAGCAATGAAG GCAAGGAAGGTGTTGAGTGAAACATTGGGGAAAATGATAGAGAAGAGACGGCGGAACAAAGAGCATGGAGGTGGGTTGTTGGCGGTGCTACTCAGCGGTGGTGGTggggaggaagaagagaaaaagaagctAAGTGATTCTCAAATAGCAGATAATATAATAGGAGTAATATTTGCAGCACAAGACACAACAGCAAGTGTATTAACATGGATCCTTAAATATTTACATGACAATCACCACCTTCTAGAAGCTGttaag GAGCAAGATGCAATTTATGAAAGGAAACTGTGCGAAGGGAAGCGTGGGCTTTCATGGGATGATACAAGGCGCATGCCTTTCACTAGTCGG GTGATCTTAGAAACCCTAAGAAGAGCAAGTGTAGTGTCGTTCACATTTAGAGAAGCAGTAGAAGAAGTTGAATTTGAAGGATATTTAATACCCAAAGGATGGAAAGTTCTTCCACTCTTCAGAACCATTCATCACTCTCCTGATTTTTTCCCACATCCCCACAACTTTGATCCTTCAAGATTCGAG GAGCCACCTAGACCAAACACGTACATGCCGTTTGGCAATGGAGTGCACTCGTGTCCAGGCAGTGAGATGGCTAAGCTTGAAATGCTTGTTCTTCTCCACCACCTCACCACCACTTacag
- the LOC103497144 gene encoding abscisic acid 8'-hydroxylase 2 isoform X1: MLLLLGLFSLFILLLCLQWSHPKHKLLPPGSMGWPYIGETFKLYTQNPNSFFSIRQKRYGDVFKTHILGCPCVMISSPKAARVVLVSKAHLFKPTYPPSKEKMIGPQALFFHQGPYHSYLKKLIQSSFLPSAIKHSISQIENIVLHLLPSWSNSQINTLQQMKRFAFDVAMISAFGDQQDLEIERIKHLYQCLEKGYNSMPLDLPGTPFHKAMKARKVLSETLGKMIEKRRRNKEHGGGLLAVLLSGGGGEEEEKKKLSDSQIADNIIGVIFAAQDTTASVLTWILKYLHDNHHLLEAVKKEQDAIYERKLCEGKRGLSWDDTRRMPFTSRVILETLRRASVVSFTFREAVEEVEFEGYLIPKGWKVLPLFRTIHHSPDFFPHPHNFDPSRFEEPPRPNTYMPFGNGVHSCPGSEMAKLEMLVLLHHLTTTYRWKVVGEESEIQYGPFPVPKGGLPIKVYPRKKKFTS, from the exons atgctTCTTCTTCTTGGTTTGTTTAGTCTCTTTATCCTCCTCCTTTGCCTCCAATGGAGCCATCCCAAACACAAACTCCTCCCACCCGGCTCCATGGGTTGGCCTTACATCGGCGAAACCTTCAAACTCTACACCCAAAACCCAAACTCCTTCTTTTCCATTAGACAAAAAAG ATATGGGGATGTTTTTAAGACACATATATTGGGTTGTCCGTGTGTGATGATTTCAAGTCCAAAGGCTGCAAGAGTAGTGCTTGTGAGTAAAGCTCATTTGTTCAAGCCAACTTATCCACCAAGTAAAGAGAAAATGATCGGTCCTCAAGCTTTGTTTTTCCATCAAGGTCCTTACCATTCTTATCTTAAGAAGTTGATTCAATCTTCCTTTTTGCCATCTGCCATTAAACACTCTATTTCTCAAATTGAGAACATTGTTCTTCACCTTCTCCCCTCTTGGAGTAACTCCCAAATCAACACCTTGCAACAAATGAAAAGG TTTGCTTTTGATGTGGCGATGATATCAGCTTTCGGAGATCAACAAGATTTGGAAATTGAGAGAATCAAGCATTTGTACCAATGTCTTGAAAAAGGCTACAATTCTATGCCTCTCGATCTTCCCGGAACGCCTTTCCATAAAGCAATGAAG GCAAGGAAGGTGTTGAGTGAAACATTGGGGAAAATGATAGAGAAGAGACGGCGGAACAAAGAGCATGGAGGTGGGTTGTTGGCGGTGCTACTCAGCGGTGGTGGTggggaggaagaagagaaaaagaagctAAGTGATTCTCAAATAGCAGATAATATAATAGGAGTAATATTTGCAGCACAAGACACAACAGCAAGTGTATTAACATGGATCCTTAAATATTTACATGACAATCACCACCTTCTAGAAGCTGttaag AAGGAGCAAGATGCAATTTATGAAAGGAAACTGTGCGAAGGGAAGCGTGGGCTTTCATGGGATGATACAAGGCGCATGCCTTTCACTAGTCGG GTGATCTTAGAAACCCTAAGAAGAGCAAGTGTAGTGTCGTTCACATTTAGAGAAGCAGTAGAAGAAGTTGAATTTGAAGGATATTTAATACCCAAAGGATGGAAAGTTCTTCCACTCTTCAGAACCATTCATCACTCTCCTGATTTTTTCCCACATCCCCACAACTTTGATCCTTCAAGATTCGAG GAGCCACCTAGACCAAACACGTACATGCCGTTTGGCAATGGAGTGCACTCGTGTCCAGGCAGTGAGATGGCTAAGCTTGAAATGCTTGTTCTTCTCCACCACCTCACCACCACTTacag
- the LOC103497141 gene encoding small polypeptide DEVIL 13-like yields MDEKWNLSKKEGSGSSYHHSSTNAKSSFLRSGSTSKSPLLRCSSQKSFPSSNSKNPHDLPRSYSQKSSSNSIGRKYSSLAKEQKARFYIMRRCVAMLVCWHKHGDS; encoded by the coding sequence ATGGACGAGAAATGGAATCTATCAAAGAAGGAAGGTTCAGGAAGTAGTTACCATCATTCATCCACAAATGCCAAATCGTCATTCCTGAGAAGTGGGTCAACCTCCAAATCGCCATTGCTGCGATGTTCTTCACAGAAAAGCTTCCCATCTTCTAATTCCAAGAACCCCCACGATCTCCCTCGAAGTTATTCACAGAAAAGCTCTTCTAATTCCATTGGAAGAAAGTACAGCAGCTTGGCAAAGGAACAGAAGGCTCGATTCTACATCATGAGACGCTGCGTGGCGATGCTTGTGTGTTGGCATAAACATGGAGATTCGTAA
- the LOC103497144 gene encoding abscisic acid 8'-hydroxylase 2 isoform X3, protein MLLLLGLFSLFILLLCLQWSHPKHKLLPPGSMGWPYIGETFKLYTQNPNSFFSIRQKRYGDVFKTHILGCPCVMISSPKAARVVLVSKAHLFKPTYPPSKEKMIGPQALFFHQGPYHSYLKKLIQSSFLPSAIKHSISQIENIVLHLLPSWSNSQINTLQQMKRFAFDVAMISAFGDQQDLEIERIKHLYQCLEKGYNSMPLDLPGTPFHKAMKARKVLSETLGKMIEKRRRNKEHGGGLLAVLLSGGGGEEEEKKKLSDSQIADNIIGVIFAAQDTTASVLTWILKYLHDNHHLLEAVKKEQDAIYERKLCEGKRGLSWDDTRRMPFTSRVILETLRRASVVSFTFREAVEEVEFEGYLIPKGWKVLPLFRTIHHSPDFFPHPHNFDPSRFEEPPRPNTYMPFGNGVHSCPGSEMAKLEMLVLLHHLTTTYSYVH, encoded by the exons atgctTCTTCTTCTTGGTTTGTTTAGTCTCTTTATCCTCCTCCTTTGCCTCCAATGGAGCCATCCCAAACACAAACTCCTCCCACCCGGCTCCATGGGTTGGCCTTACATCGGCGAAACCTTCAAACTCTACACCCAAAACCCAAACTCCTTCTTTTCCATTAGACAAAAAAG ATATGGGGATGTTTTTAAGACACATATATTGGGTTGTCCGTGTGTGATGATTTCAAGTCCAAAGGCTGCAAGAGTAGTGCTTGTGAGTAAAGCTCATTTGTTCAAGCCAACTTATCCACCAAGTAAAGAGAAAATGATCGGTCCTCAAGCTTTGTTTTTCCATCAAGGTCCTTACCATTCTTATCTTAAGAAGTTGATTCAATCTTCCTTTTTGCCATCTGCCATTAAACACTCTATTTCTCAAATTGAGAACATTGTTCTTCACCTTCTCCCCTCTTGGAGTAACTCCCAAATCAACACCTTGCAACAAATGAAAAGG TTTGCTTTTGATGTGGCGATGATATCAGCTTTCGGAGATCAACAAGATTTGGAAATTGAGAGAATCAAGCATTTGTACCAATGTCTTGAAAAAGGCTACAATTCTATGCCTCTCGATCTTCCCGGAACGCCTTTCCATAAAGCAATGAAG GCAAGGAAGGTGTTGAGTGAAACATTGGGGAAAATGATAGAGAAGAGACGGCGGAACAAAGAGCATGGAGGTGGGTTGTTGGCGGTGCTACTCAGCGGTGGTGGTggggaggaagaagagaaaaagaagctAAGTGATTCTCAAATAGCAGATAATATAATAGGAGTAATATTTGCAGCACAAGACACAACAGCAAGTGTATTAACATGGATCCTTAAATATTTACATGACAATCACCACCTTCTAGAAGCTGttaag AAGGAGCAAGATGCAATTTATGAAAGGAAACTGTGCGAAGGGAAGCGTGGGCTTTCATGGGATGATACAAGGCGCATGCCTTTCACTAGTCGG GTGATCTTAGAAACCCTAAGAAGAGCAAGTGTAGTGTCGTTCACATTTAGAGAAGCAGTAGAAGAAGTTGAATTTGAAGGATATTTAATACCCAAAGGATGGAAAGTTCTTCCACTCTTCAGAACCATTCATCACTCTCCTGATTTTTTCCCACATCCCCACAACTTTGATCCTTCAAGATTCGAG GAGCCACCTAGACCAAACACGTACATGCCGTTTGGCAATGGAGTGCACTCGTGTCCAGGCAGTGAGATGGCTAAGCTTGAAATGCTTGTTCTTCTCCACCACCTCACCACCACTTacag